In Fimbriimonadia bacterium, the following are encoded in one genomic region:
- a CDS encoding M28 family peptidase, translated as MAFRAGNAFRDVQVLTKEIGPRFAGTEGEKRGAEYLAEAFRRGGLEPVLEPFPILSRRIIHQKLEVDGLGQFPCIGNLGSPAGLNTGVGELTFGETGQECDIGKDLADKVLLIFGELGLQQYRAQMSRKPAAMVVVESQLHLHPRRHYVRPEVVQRYGSVPMVRVDFETGRRLMEARGRRAKVTVEAQSEEAQAYNVRADIEGSERADEIIVVCGHYDSVHEGPGTLDNAAGAAMVVEVARHVKESGTARSMRFYAFSGEEQGLYGSIHTVRELRKADKEAKKDKEFVNRGGQTEWDMHRLCVNLDLQGSLLANSAAWYTGPADLGASIRLMAAETGPYHVVHDDVYSSDNAPYSDGGVPALSFARTGPLLYYGHTDEDRFEHCEEEGLQIAGDFISRWLDRYVTRALMFPFDREISPEHRAKLDKYFKDRLLARLDEGLED; from the coding sequence ATGGCATTTCGCGCAGGCAACGCGTTTCGTGACGTACAGGTGCTTACCAAAGAGATCGGTCCCCGGTTCGCAGGAACCGAAGGCGAGAAGCGTGGCGCCGAGTATCTTGCCGAAGCCTTCCGTCGTGGGGGCTTGGAACCCGTGCTCGAGCCCTTCCCGATCCTCTCCCGTCGCATCATCCATCAGAAGCTGGAGGTGGACGGGCTCGGACAGTTCCCCTGCATCGGCAACCTCGGCTCGCCCGCAGGCCTAAACACCGGCGTGGGTGAACTGACCTTTGGCGAGACGGGCCAGGAGTGCGACATCGGCAAGGACCTGGCCGACAAAGTGCTGCTGATCTTCGGCGAGCTGGGCTTACAACAATATCGGGCGCAGATGTCGCGCAAGCCGGCGGCTATGGTGGTCGTCGAATCGCAACTTCATCTACACCCTAGGCGCCACTACGTCCGGCCCGAGGTCGTACAGCGGTACGGAAGCGTGCCGATGGTCCGTGTGGACTTCGAGACCGGCCGCCGCCTTATGGAGGCACGAGGCAGGCGAGCAAAGGTCACCGTGGAGGCGCAATCGGAGGAGGCGCAAGCGTATAACGTTCGTGCGGACATCGAAGGATCCGAGCGAGCCGATGAGATCATCGTCGTCTGCGGTCACTACGACAGCGTTCACGAAGGTCCGGGCACGCTGGACAACGCCGCAGGTGCGGCGATGGTAGTCGAGGTCGCGCGGCACGTGAAGGAGAGCGGGACGGCTCGCTCGATGCGGTTCTATGCCTTCAGCGGTGAAGAGCAAGGGCTGTACGGCAGCATCCACACGGTGCGCGAGCTGCGCAAGGCAGACAAAGAGGCTAAGAAGGACAAGGAGTTCGTGAACCGAGGCGGACAGACCGAGTGGGATATGCATCGTCTCTGCGTGAACCTGGACCTACAGGGATCACTGCTTGCCAACTCCGCCGCCTGGTACACCGGGCCTGCAGACCTCGGTGCATCCATTCGGCTGATGGCCGCGGAGACCGGGCCGTACCACGTAGTGCATGACGACGTGTACAGCTCGGACAACGCACCCTATTCGGACGGCGGGGTCCCGGCGTTGTCGTTCGCGCGGACGGGACCGCTGCTGTATTACGGCCACACCGATGAGGATCGCTTCGAGCACTGCGAAGAAGAGGGCCTCCAGATCGCAGGAGACTTCATAAGCCGATGGCTCGACAGGTATGTTACGCGGGCG